A genomic segment from Aquila chrysaetos chrysaetos chromosome 11, bAquChr1.4, whole genome shotgun sequence encodes:
- the DUSP29 gene encoding dual specificity phosphatase 29, which translates to MSSADLNAGKKNAYVAVKVDPDNDYCTPGAFELERLFWKGCPKYTHVNEVWPNLYIGDEKTALDRYSLEKAGFTHILNAAHGQRNVDTGPEYYHDMTVEYHGVEADDLPTFKLSQFFYSASKFIDNALQDERNKVLVHCAMGRSRSATLVLAYLMIYKNMTVVDAIEQVSRHRCILPNRGFLKQLRELDIALALQRRNTKTSLPSDDDKNSTMI; encoded by the exons ATGTCATCAGCAGATTTGaatgctgggaagaaaaatgcatacgTAGCAGTCAAAGTAGATCCTGACAACGATTACTGTACCCCAGGTGCATTTGAATTGGAGCGACTCTTCTGGAAAGGATGCCCAAAGTACACTCATGTCAATGAAGTCTGGCCCAACCTCTACATAGGAGATGA GAAAACTGCGTTAGATCGCTACAGCCTTGAGAAGGCAGGCTTCACCCACATCCTCAATGCGGCCCATGGTCAGCGGAATGTGGACACAGGACCAGAATATTATCATGACATGACTGTGGAGTATCATGGAGTGGAAGCAGATGATCTCCCCACTTTCAAGCTCAGCCAGTTCTTTTACTCAGCTTCTAAATTCATTGATAATGCGCTTCAGGATGAAAGAA ACAAGGTTCTGGTTCACTGTGCTATGGGTCGCAGCCGGTCAGCCACACTGGTCTTGGCTTACCTGATGATTTACAAGAACATGACAGTAGTGGATGCCATTGAGCAAGTATCAAGACACCGATGCATCTTGCCAAACCGGGGCTTCTTGAAGCAGCTGAGAGAACTGGACATAGCGTTGGCACTGCAGAGGAGGAATACCAAAACCAGCCTACCATCTGATGATGACAAGAACAGCACCATGATCTAG